A single Chryseobacterium sp. DNA region contains:
- a CDS encoding CinA family protein codes for MEFQKNVLEYISQSLMTTNETIAIAESVTSGCLQLAFSQMPNASLFYKGGMTVYTLPEKVKLLKVSRDDAEENNCVSAGIAETMALNVAELFGSDWSISTTGYCVPCGDSDYKVFAYFSFSYKGEIILNKKLELHPKTQALNAQLYYTEFILGCFKSELNGLLILK; via the coding sequence ATGGAGTTTCAAAAAAATGTCCTGGAATACATCAGCCAATCTCTGATGACTACCAATGAGACCATTGCTATTGCCGAGAGCGTCACTTCAGGCTGCTTGCAGCTTGCATTTTCACAGATGCCCAATGCCTCTTTATTTTACAAAGGAGGAATGACAGTCTATACCTTGCCGGAAAAAGTAAAACTGTTGAAGGTCAGCAGGGATGATGCTGAGGAAAATAACTGTGTTTCCGCAGGCATTGCAGAGACGATGGCCCTGAATGTTGCCGAATTGTTTGGTTCGGACTGGTCTATCTCTACTACGGGCTATTGCGTTCCCTGCGGAGATTCTGATTATAAAGTTTTCGCCTATTTTTCATTTTCTTACAAAGGAGAAATTATTCTTAACAAAAAATTAGAACTCCATCCTAAGACCCAGGCGCTAAATGCTCAGCTGTATTATACCGAATTCATTTTAGGCTGTTTTAAAAGTGAGCTTAACGGGCTTTTAATTTTAAAGTAG